One genomic segment of Linepithema humile isolate Giens D197 chromosome 5, Lhum_UNIL_v1.0, whole genome shotgun sequence includes these proteins:
- the LOC105672685 gene encoding uncharacterized protein isoform X2 translates to MTNTIYQVFSALGIQNCNDNVNSLVKTPVNAIDIITPTAPIVLKNNRKQNDYDDFRSENSLAITDFGFSASDISLTANEKEAESSLNELQDEKKSLSQSNPLICVSRSDTFVREKKQKANTNDDNDVFQDNFNNNETNYSVHNNLLLSLNEVQKSIMNVVTKVERIKKQVYPQVAKQDNFNGKQTRRLGASLSNGSFGLNHTPAMNKTNLSTTIRRSITVFSGTPTSSRSSSIDRENTCDRRNSTGIAISGKLSESKKLGHSMSNLNLSLCNKVSSDSIPKRTKNPKYAHVQSTIPKPIQTKKKMQSPKVQ, encoded by the exons ATGACGAATACCATATATCAAGTATTCAGCGCACTCGGGATACAGAACTGCAATGACAACGTTAATTCTTTGGTAAAAACGCCAGTTAACGCAATTGATATTATCACTCCAACAGCTCCAATTGTATTAAAGAACAACCGTAAACAAAATGATTATGATGACTTCag ATCTGAAAATAGTTTGGCTATTACGGATTTTGGGTTTTCTGCTTCTGATATATCATTAACAGCTAATGAAAAAGAAGCGGAAAGTTCACTCAATGAATTGCAAGACGAAAAAAAG TCTCTTTCACAATCAAATCCCTTAATCTGCGTTAGCAGATCTGACACTTTTGTCCGCGAGAAAAAGCAAAAAGCAAATACTAATGATGATAACGATGTTTTCCaagataatttcaataataatgaaacaaattattcagttcataataatttgttgctatcACTAAACGAAGTACAGAAGTCTATCATGAACGTCGTGACAAAGGTGGAACGTATAAAAAAG CAAGTATATCCACAAGTGGCAAAACAAGATAATTTCAATGGCAAACAAACGCGGCGATTAGGTGCATCTTTGAGCAATGGTTCTTTTGGTCTCAATCACACACCAGCTATGAACAAAACAAATTTGTCTACGACAATTCGCAGATCCATTACTGTTTTCTCTGGAACACCAACATCCTCTCGATCATCGTCAATAGACAGAGAGAATACTTGCGACAGACGCAACAGTACTGGTATTGCAATTTCTGGAAAACTAAGCGAATCTAAAAAACTGGGTCATTCGATGTCGAATTTAAATCTATCACTATGTAACAAAGTGTCATCAGATTCGATCCCTAAACGTACGAAAAATCCGAAATACGCCCATGTGCAAAGCACTATACCAAAACCTATTCAAAccaagaaaaaaatgcaatcgccaaaagtgcaataa
- the LOC105672685 gene encoding uncharacterized protein isoform X1: MSVLNFAEEFTRLVVRYTKTPSPNSERSRDAIVPLNYDQMTNTIYQVFSALGIQNCNDNVNSLVKTPVNAIDIITPTAPIVLKNNRKQNDYDDFRSENSLAITDFGFSASDISLTANEKEAESSLNELQDEKKSLSQSNPLICVSRSDTFVREKKQKANTNDDNDVFQDNFNNNETNYSVHNNLLLSLNEVQKSIMNVVTKVERIKKQVYPQVAKQDNFNGKQTRRLGASLSNGSFGLNHTPAMNKTNLSTTIRRSITVFSGTPTSSRSSSIDRENTCDRRNSTGIAISGKLSESKKLGHSMSNLNLSLCNKVSSDSIPKRTKNPKYAHVQSTIPKPIQTKKKMQSPKVQ; the protein is encoded by the exons ATGAGTGTGTTAAATTTTGCGGAAGAATTTACGCGTTTAGTTGTGCGTTACACGAAGACTCCTTCGCCAAAT AGTGAACGCTCAAGAGATGCTATCGTGCCCTTAAATTACGACCAAATGACGAATACCATATATCAAGTATTCAGCGCACTCGGGATACAGAACTGCAATGACAACGTTAATTCTTTGGTAAAAACGCCAGTTAACGCAATTGATATTATCACTCCAACAGCTCCAATTGTATTAAAGAACAACCGTAAACAAAATGATTATGATGACTTCag ATCTGAAAATAGTTTGGCTATTACGGATTTTGGGTTTTCTGCTTCTGATATATCATTAACAGCTAATGAAAAAGAAGCGGAAAGTTCACTCAATGAATTGCAAGACGAAAAAAAG TCTCTTTCACAATCAAATCCCTTAATCTGCGTTAGCAGATCTGACACTTTTGTCCGCGAGAAAAAGCAAAAAGCAAATACTAATGATGATAACGATGTTTTCCaagataatttcaataataatgaaacaaattattcagttcataataatttgttgctatcACTAAACGAAGTACAGAAGTCTATCATGAACGTCGTGACAAAGGTGGAACGTATAAAAAAG CAAGTATATCCACAAGTGGCAAAACAAGATAATTTCAATGGCAAACAAACGCGGCGATTAGGTGCATCTTTGAGCAATGGTTCTTTTGGTCTCAATCACACACCAGCTATGAACAAAACAAATTTGTCTACGACAATTCGCAGATCCATTACTGTTTTCTCTGGAACACCAACATCCTCTCGATCATCGTCAATAGACAGAGAGAATACTTGCGACAGACGCAACAGTACTGGTATTGCAATTTCTGGAAAACTAAGCGAATCTAAAAAACTGGGTCATTCGATGTCGAATTTAAATCTATCACTATGTAACAAAGTGTCATCAGATTCGATCCCTAAACGTACGAAAAATCCGAAATACGCCCATGTGCAAAGCACTATACCAAAACCTATTCAAAccaagaaaaaaatgcaatcgccaaaagtgcaataa